The following coding sequences lie in one Stegostoma tigrinum isolate sSteTig4 chromosome 31, sSteTig4.hap1, whole genome shotgun sequence genomic window:
- the LOC125466274 gene encoding heat shock protein 30-like, whose amino-acid sequence MLSFRSFHPSRLCQQPVYTLGPVEHRLWEPLQCNVWKQVEEARRSMNFMNRVLELTAEFFGEVPKHQDNKSDANGERKRHSEDKDGDGFSVSLNVQGFPPEELRVNVFGRKVLVTGKHKKKCDDGSGSYSYKYEEFRREFQLPEGVDAEVLRCCLSQDGRLKVQAPSLALPAVNERTVPINITSDTTTTPRLIPDQEAKKQESGRDVGNKKDEEQMDN is encoded by the coding sequence ATGCTGAGCTTTCGATCTTTCCACCCTTCACGCCTGTGCCAGCAGCCTGTGTACACATTGGGGCCTGTTGAACACAGGCTCTGGGAGCCGCTTCAATGTAACGTGTGGAAACAGGTGGAAGAAGCGAGAAGGAGCATGAACTTCATGAATCGAGTCCTTGAGTTGACAGCAGAATTTTTCGGGGAAGTGCCAAAACATCAGGATAACAAGTCCGATGCtaatggagaaagaaaaagacaTTCTGAAGACAAAGATGGAGATGGCTTTTCTGTGTCGCTGAATGTCCAGGGCTTTCCCCCAGAAGAACTGAGGGTGAACGTATTTGGAAGAAAAGTGCTGGTGACAGGAAAACACAAGAAGAAATGTGATGATGGCAGCGGCTCTTACAGCTACAAATATGAAGAgttcaggagagaattccagctGCCAGAGGGTGTCGATGCTGAAGTTCTTCGATGCTGTTTGTCGCAGGATGGTCGGTTAAAGGTTCAAGCCCCAAGCCTGGCATTGCCAGCTGTGAATGAACGGACCGTCCCCATCAACATCACCTCAGACACGACAACTACTCCCCGGCTCATTCCTGACCAAGAAGCAAAGAAAcaggagagtgggagggatgtGGGAAACAAGAAAGATGAAGAACAGATGGACAATTAA
- the LOC125466273 gene encoding heat shock protein 30-like codes for MLSYRSFHPSHLCQQPVYTLGSVEHRLSEPLQCNVWKQVEEVRKSMNFMNRVLEELTAEFFREVPKIRDNKSNVNGEGKRHSEDKDGDGFSVSLNVQDFPPEELKVKVFGRKVLVTGKHEKKCDDGSGSYKYKYEMFRREFQLPEDVDAEALRCCLSQDGQLKVQAPSLALPAVNERIVPINITSDTTTTPRLIPDQEAKKQEIGKDVGNKKDEEQMDS; via the coding sequence ATGCTGAGCTATCGGTCTTTCCATCCTTCACACCTGTGTCAGCAGCCTGTGTACACATTGGGGTCTGTTGAACACAGGCTCTCGGAGCCGCTTCAATGTAATGTGTGGAAACAGGTGGAAGAAGTGAGAAAGAGCATGAACTTCATGAATCGAGTCCTTGAGGAGCTGACAGCAGAATTTTTCAGGGAAGTGCCAAAAATTCGGGATAACAAGTCCAATGTTAATGGAGAAGGAAAAAGACATTCTGAAGACAAAGATGGAGATGGTTTTTCTGTGTCGCTGAATGTCCAGGACTTTCCCCCAGAAGAACTGAAGGTGAAAGTATTTGGAAGAAAAGTGCTGGTGACAGGAAAACATGAGAAGAAATGTGATGATGGCAGCGGCTCTTACAAATACAAATATGAAATgttcaggagagaattccagctgccagaggatgtcGATGCTGAAGCTCTTCGATGCTGTTTGTCGCAGGATGGTCAGTTAAAGGTTCAAGCCCCAAGCCTGGCATTGCCAGCTGTGAATGAACGGATCGTCCCCATCAACATCACCTCAGACACGACAACCACTCCCCGGCTCATTCCTGACCAAGAGGCAAAGAAACAGGAGATTGGGAAGGATGTGGGGAACAAGAAAGATGAAGAACAGATGGACAGCTAA
- the LOC132206122 gene encoding heat shock protein 30-like encodes MLSYRSFHPSHLCQQPVYTLGSVEHRLWEPLQCHVWKQVEERRKSMNFMNRVLEELTAEFFREVPRSQDKKPDTIGEGKVQSEEKDGDGFSVSLNVQRFSPEELRVKVFGRKVLVTGKHEAKCDDGSSSYSYKYEEFRREFQLPEDVDAEALQCCLSQDGRLKVQAPSLALPAVNERTVPINITSDTTTTPRLIPDQEAKKQESGRDVGIKKDGEHMDS; translated from the coding sequence ATGCTGAGCTATCGGTCTTTCCACCCTTCACACCTGTGTCAGCAGCCTGTGTACACATTGGGGTCTGTTGAACACAGGCTCTGGGAGCCGCTTCAATGTCATGTGTGGAAACAGGTGGAAGAACGGAGAAAGAGCATGAACTTCATGAATCGAGTCCTTGAGGAGCTGACAGCAGAATTTTTCAGGGAAGTACCAAGAAGTCAGGATAAGAAACCTGACACTATCGGAGAAGGTAAAGTACAATCCGAGGAGAAGGATGGCGATGGGTTTTCTGTGTCCCTGAATGTGCAGCGCTTCTCTCCAGAAGAACTGAGGGTGAAAGTATTTGGAAGAAAAGTGCTGGTGACAGGAAAACACGAGGCGAAATGTGATGATGGCAGCAGCTCTTACAGCTACAAATATGAAGAgttcaggagagaattccagctgccagaggatgtcGATGCTGAAGCTCTTCAATGCTGTTTGTCACAGGATGGTCGGTTAAAGGTTCAAGCCCCAAGCCTGGCATTGCCAGCTGTGAATGAACGGACCGTCCCCATCAACATCACCTCAGACACGACAACCACTCCCCGGCTCATTCCTGACCAAGAGGCAAAGAAAcaggagagtgggagggatgtGGGGATCAAGAAAGATGGAGAACATATGGACAGTTAA
- the LOC132206120 gene encoding heat shock protein 30-like, whose amino-acid sequence MLSYRSFHPSRLCQQPVYTLGSVEHRLWEPLQCNVWKQVEEARKSMNFMNRVLEELTAELFEGIPRSQDNKPDSIGEGKVQSLEKDGDGFSVSLNVQHFSPEELRVKVFGRKVLVTGKHEAKCDDGSGSYSYKYEEFRREFQLPEDVDAEALQCCLSQDGRLKVQAPSLALPAVNERTVPINIISDTTTTPRLIPDQEAKKQESGRDVGNKKDGEHMDNKDFD is encoded by the coding sequence ATGCTGAGCTATCGGTCTTTCCACCCTTCACGCCTGTGCCAGCAGCCTGTGTACACATTGGGGTCTGTTGAACACAGGCTCTGGGAGCCGCTTCAATGTAATGTGTGGAAACAGGTGGAAGAAGCGAGAAAGAGCATGAACTTCATGAATCGAGTCCTTGAGGAGCTGACAGCAGAACTTTTCGAGGGAATTCCAAGAAGTCAGGATAACAAACCTGACAGTATCGGAGAAGGTAAAGTACAATCCTTGGAGAAGGATGGAGATGGGTTTTCTGTGTCcctgaatgtgcagcacttctctCCAGAAGAACTGAGGGTGAAAGTATTTGGAAGAAAAGTGCTGGTGACAGGAAAACACGAGGCGAAATGTGATGATGGCAGCGGCTCTTACAGCTACAAATATGAAGAgttcaggagagaattccagctgccagaggatgtcGATGCTGAAGCTCTTCAATGCTGTTTGTCGCAGGATGGTCGGTTAAAGGTTCAAGCCCCAAGCCTGGCATTGCCAGCTGTGAATGAACGGACCGTCCCCATCAACATCATCTCAGACACGACAACCACTCCCCGGCTCATTCCTGACCAAGAGGCAAAGAAAcaggagagtgggagggatgtGGGGAACAAGAAAGATGGAGAACATATGGACAACAAAGACTTTGATTGA
- the LOC125466272 gene encoding heat shock protein 30-like encodes MLSYRSFHPSRLCQQPVYTLGSVEHRLSEPLQCHVWKQVEEARKSMNFMNRILEELIAEFFREVPRSQDNKPDTIGEGKGQPEEKDVDGFSVSLNVQHFSPEELRVKVFGRKVLVTGKHEAKCDDGSGSYSYKYEEFRRKFQLPEDVDAEALQCCLSQDGRLKVQAPSLALPAVNERTVPISITSDTTTSPRLIPDQEAKKQESGRDVGNKKEGEPTDSKVFV; translated from the coding sequence ATGCTGAGCTATCGGTCTTTCCACCCTTCACGCCTGTGCCAGCAGCCTGTGTACACATTGGGGTCTGTTGAACACAGGCTCTCGGAGCCGCTTCAATGTCATGTGTGGAAACAGGTGGAAGAAGCGAGAAAGAGCATGAACTTCATGAATCGAATCCTTGAGGAGCTGATAGCAGAATTTTTCAGGGAAGTACCAAGAAGTCAGGATAACAAACCTGACACTATCGGAGAAGGTAAAGGACAACCCGAGGAGAAGGATGTCGATGGGTTTTCTGTGTCcctgaatgtgcagcacttctctCCAGAAGAACTGAGGGTGAAAGTATTTGGAAGAAAAGTGCTGGTGACAGGAAAACATGAGGCGAAATGTGATGATGGCAGCGGCTCTTACAGCTACAAATATGAAGAGTTCAGGAGAAAATtccagctgccagaggatgtcGATGCTGAAGCTCTTCAATGCTGTTTGTCACAGGATGGTCGGTTAAAGGTTCAAGCCCCAAGCCTGGCATTGCCAGCTGTGAATGAACGGACAGTCCCCATCAGCATCACCTCAGACACGACAACCTCTCCACGGCTCATCCCTGACCAGGAGGCAAAGAAAcaggagagtgggagggatgtGGGGAACAAGAAAGAAGGAGAACCTACGGACAGCAAAGTCTTTGTTTGA
- the LOC132206123 gene encoding heat shock protein 30-like — protein sequence MLSYRSFHPSHLCQQPVYTLGSVEHRLWEPLQCNVWKQVEEARKSMNFMNRVLEELTAELFEGIPRSQDNKPDSVREGKGQSLEKDGDGFSVSLNVQHFSPEELRVKVFGRKVLVTGKHEAKFDDGSGSYSYKYEEFRREFQLPEDVDAEALQCCLSQDGRLNVQAPSLALPAVNEWTVPINITSDSNHSPAHS from the coding sequence ATGCTGAGCTATCGGTCTTTCCACCCTTCACACCTGTGTCAGCAGCCTGTGTACACATTGGGGTCTGTTGAACACAGGCTCTGGGAGCCACTTCAATGTAATGTGTGGAAACAGGTGGAAGAAGCGAGAAAGAGCATGAACTTCATGAATCGAGTCCTTGAGGAGCTGACAGCAGAACTTTTCGAGGGAATTCCAAGAAGTCAGGATAACAAACCTGACAGTGTCAGAGAAGGTAAAGGACAATCCTTGGAGAAGGATGGAGATGGGTTTTCTGTGTCcctgaatgtgcagcacttctccCCAGAAGAACTGAGGGTGAAAGTATTTGGAAGAAAAGTGCTGGTGACAGGAAAACACGAGGCGAAATTTGATGATGGCAGCGGCTCTTACAGCTACAAATATGAAGAgttcaggagagaattccagctgccagaggatgtcGATGCTGAAGCTCTTCAATGCTGTTTGTCACAGGATGGTCGGTTAAATGTTCAAGCCCCAAGCCTGGCATTGCCAGCTGTGAATGAATGGACCGTCCCCATCAACATCACCTCAGACAGCAACCACTCCCCGGCTCATTCCTGA